The Gemmatimonas sp. sequence CTGGCGTTCAACGACTCTGACCCCTTGAACCGCTGACCCCTTGAAACACCCGAGGTATCGACTGTTGGCGCCAAAGCGGTCTGATACATTCCCTCATGGCCATGCCCGACACCTCCCCGCGACGCGATCTCTACAGCCTCACGCGCGCTGAGCTCCAGCAGCAGCTGGTGCACTGGGGCCTCAAGCCCGTGCATGCCAACCGGCTGTGGAGGTATTTGTACATCGACCTCGCGTCGTCGCTTGACGAGATGCCCGAGCTGTTGCCCGCGTTGGCCGCTCGTCTGCGAGAAGAAATGACACTGGGCGTACTGCCCACGACGCTCGAGACGGCGTCGACCGATGGATTTACGCGAAAGTATCTGCTGTCGCTCCCGGACGCCGCCACCATCGAGACCGTGCTGATGCGCTTCACCGGGCGCGTCACCGCCTGCGTGAGTTCACAGGTGGGCTGCGCCATGGGGTGCGTCTTTTGTGCGACGGGACAGATGGGGTACACGCGTCATCTCACGCCGGGGGAAATCGTCGCGCAGGCCGTGCATGTGGCGCGCGTGCTGCGCCGCGAGGCGCCCGCCGGCGCGGTGATGCGTCAGACGCGCCATGGGCTCGGCACTCGCCTGCGTAACCTGGTGCTGATGGGGATGGGCGAGCCGTTGCACAACTACGACGCGGTGATGCAGGCGATCGACATTTTACTCGATCCTCATGGTCCGGCGCTGGCCGCCGAGCGCATCACGCTCAGCACCGTGGGTGTCGTGCCGGGCATTCTTCGTATGGCCGAGGAACAGCGTCCGGTACATCTGGCGGTCTCGCTTCACGCGGCTACGCAGGCCGAGCGGGCGGCGCTGGTGCCCTCCGCACGCAAGTGGCCGCTCGACGAACTGATGGCCGCGTGCCGTACGTACAGTGCGACGACCGGCCGCCGCATCTTTTACGAGTGGACATTGATCGAGGGGCGGAACGACGGCGTAGACCAGGCGCGCGCCGTAGGTGTGCTGCTGCGCGGGTTGCCGGCGCACGTAAACCTCATTCCGCTCAATCCGACCAGTGGCTACGACGGCGCGCCCACGCGTACCGAGGCGGCGACCCGCTTTCAGCAGGTGCTGGCGGAGGAGTTCGCGCTGCCGAGTACGGTGCGCCAGCGGCGCGGGATCGACATTGCGGCCGGCTGCGGGCAGCTGGCGGTGCAGGCGCGCTGAGTGGAGCGAGCGGTGCTGTGCGGCACCAAACCGCGCGTTAGAGCGCCACGCTAGGACCCGGTCGTCGGACGGGCAGCGCTCCGGCGCCGAGATGCGGTGTCGACAGCATCCGACGGACGACACCGTCGCTGCTTCATACTCGGGCCAGCGCGAAACGCGCTGTATCGTATCTCGCGCAGTGCATGAAGCCGTGCACAGGGCTGAGCGCACGCCCCGCGCCTGACGCGAGCTCGCCGGCCGACCTCTTGACGAATCGAGCATTGGGGCCGACCGTTGTGATTCCTCCATCAGGAGTTTCCATGATCGTCAAGGGCATGGCAACACGTCTCGCGCGTTTTGTACGACGTTCGGCATCAGTGATGGCCGGTGGGGCGATCGTCGTCGCTGTCGGTGCTACGTCCGCGATCGGCGCGCAGACTGCGAAGCCGGTGGTGAACGCCAGCAGGAGCGCTCCGGTCCTCTCGCCTGAACTGCAGAAGGTGAAGGCCGCGTTGGACAAGTATCAGGACCCCGTGCTCGCGGTGCACGACGGGTATCTCTCGACGCTGGGTTGCGTAGAGTATCCCCGCGGCGGCGGCGAAGGCAGCATGAAGTACGTCGCCG is a genomic window containing:
- the rlmN gene encoding 23S rRNA (adenine(2503)-C(2))-methyltransferase RlmN translates to MPDTSPRRDLYSLTRAELQQQLVHWGLKPVHANRLWRYLYIDLASSLDEMPELLPALAARLREEMTLGVLPTTLETASTDGFTRKYLLSLPDAATIETVLMRFTGRVTACVSSQVGCAMGCVFCATGQMGYTRHLTPGEIVAQAVHVARVLRREAPAGAVMRQTRHGLGTRLRNLVLMGMGEPLHNYDAVMQAIDILLDPHGPALAAERITLSTVGVVPGILRMAEEQRPVHLAVSLHAATQAERAALVPSARKWPLDELMAACRTYSATTGRRIFYEWTLIEGRNDGVDQARAVGVLLRGLPAHVNLIPLNPTSGYDGAPTRTEAATRFQQVLAEEFALPSTVRQRRGIDIAAGCGQLAVQAR